A stretch of the Nicotiana tabacum cultivar K326 chromosome 6, ASM71507v2, whole genome shotgun sequence genome encodes the following:
- the LOC107782300 gene encoding protein disulfide isomerase-like 1-6 isoform X2, whose product MYNPKPTSKFILFSLVLLLLLSFLALSICSELDLSDDDGDDVEALEELIALDEKEDSHQQNAESEFVSKAQRIVLELNNDNTKRAIDGNEYVLVLGYAPWCVRSAELMPKFAEAATALKELGSHLLMAKIDAERYPKVASTLDIKGFPTLLLFVNGTSQPYTGGFSAEELVIWARKKTGVPVIRINSDAEAIHFLKKYSMFVVGLFDKFEGPDYDEFTKAAKMDNEIQFVETSNAEIAKHLFHNFKATNLFLGLVKREPEKYTEYEGTFSTERILQFLDDNKFPLITVLTELNAARVYSSSNKLQVLIISEPDNFKKLVEPLQDVAIKFKPQIMFIFVDVREDNLAKPFLTMFGLEESKDSVVISFNYRSNLKYLLESDATPTSIEDFCSGLLSGSVSAYYKSQPIPDNVYTPWCITCETTSKQMEKLAKHFKGLENLIFARIDASLNEHPRLQVDDYPTLLFYSADDKTKPITFPTKSSAKDLAALVNQNLKAQDPEIRDEL is encoded by the exons ATGTATAATCCAAAACCCACTTCAAAATTTATCCTTTTCTCTTTAGTCCTCCTCCTCTTGCTCAGCTTCTTGGCTCTGTCTATATGTTCCGAATTAGATTTATCTGATGACGATGGTGATGACGTGGAAGCTTTAGAAGAACTCATAGCATTGGACGAAAAAGAAGATTCACATCAGCAAAATGCTGAATCTGAGTTTGTAAGTAAAGCCCAAAGAATAGTACTTGAACTTAACAATGACAATACTAAAAGGGCAATTGATGGAAATGAATACGTACTGGTTTTGGGTTACGCGCCGTGGTGCGTTAGGAGTGCTGAGCTAATGCCGAAATTTGCTGAGGCTGCTACTGCTCTTAAGGAATTGGGAAGTCATCTTTTAATGGCTAAGATTGATGCTGAACGTTACCCTAAGGTTGCTTCAACTCTTGATATCAAAGGGTTCCCCACTCTGCTTCTGTTTGTTAACGGCACTTCTCAACCTTATACTGGTGGATTCTCTGC GGAAGAACTTGTTATCTGGGCAAGGAAAAAGACAGGGGTACCTGTTATTAGAATTAACTCGGATGCTGAGGCGATCCACTTTCTCAAGAAGTATTCCATGTTTGTGGTTGGTCTTTTTGATAAATTTGAG GGACCTGATTATGATGAATTTACAAAAGCAGCCAAAATGGACAATGAAATCCAGTTTGTGGAAACTAGCAATGCAGAGATTGCCAAGCACCTCTTCCACAATTTTAAGGCAACCAATCTTTTCCTTGGCCTTGTTAAACGTGAGCCAGAGAAATACACTGAATATG AAGGAACCTTCAGTACAGAAAGAATCTTGCAGTTTTTGGATGATAATAAGTTCCCCTTAATTACAGTACTTACTGAACTTAATGCTGCTAGAGTTTACTCCAGCTCAAATAAACTTCAG GTATTAATCATTTCTGAGCCTGATAACTTCAAGAAACTTGTAGAACCTTTGCAAGACGTTGCAATAAAGTTCAAACCACAG ATAATGTTCATATTTGTAGATGTTAGGGAGGacaatcttgcaaaacccttccTTACTATGTTTGGTCTTGAAGAATCAAAAGACTCTGTT GTAATATCTTTCAACTACCGTAGCAACTTGAAGTATTTGTTAGAGTCAGATGCCACACCAACAAGCATAGAA GATTTCTGTTCAGGTCTTCTGAGTGGGAGTGTGTCAGCATACTACAAATCACAACCAATTCCTGATAAT GTATATACACCATGGTGCATAACTTGTGAAACCACAAGCAAGCAAATGGAGAAGTTGGCCAAGCATTTCAAAGGTTTGGAGAACTTGATCTTTGCAAGGATAGATGCTTCCCTAAACGAACATCCAAGATTACAG GTTGATGACTATCCAACTCTCCTCTTCTACTCAGCAGATGACAAGACAAAGCCG ATAACATTTCCTACAAAATCAAGCGCAAAAGATTTGGCTGCTCTCGTCAACCAGAATTTGAAAGCACAAGATCCTGAAATCAGAGATGAACTATAG
- the LOC107782300 gene encoding protein disulfide isomerase-like 1-6 isoform X1: protein MYNPKPTSKFILFSLVLLLLLSFLALSICSELDLSDDDGDDVEALEELIALDEKEDSHQQNAESEFVSKAQRIVLELNNDNTKRAIDGNEYVLVLGYAPWCVRSAELMPKFAEAATALKELGSHLLMAKIDAERYPKVASTLDIKGFPTLLLFVNGTSQPYTGGFSAEELVIWARKKTGVPVIRINSDAEAIHFLKKYSMFVVGLFDKFEGPDYDEFTKAAKMDNEIQFVETSNAEIAKHLFHNFKATNLFLGLVKREPEKYTEYEGTFSTERILQFLDDNKFPLITVLTELNAARVYSSSNKLQVLIISEPDNFKKLVEPLQDVAIKFKPQIMFIFVDVREDNLAKPFLTMFGLEESKDSVVISFNYRSNLKYLLESDATPTSIEDFCSGLLSGSVSAYYKSQPIPDNKNMSILTVVGKTFDKLILNSPENILLEVYTPWCITCETTSKQMEKLAKHFKGLENLIFARIDASLNEHPRLQVDDYPTLLFYSADDKTKPITFPTKSSAKDLAALVNQNLKAQDPEIRDEL, encoded by the exons ATGTATAATCCAAAACCCACTTCAAAATTTATCCTTTTCTCTTTAGTCCTCCTCCTCTTGCTCAGCTTCTTGGCTCTGTCTATATGTTCCGAATTAGATTTATCTGATGACGATGGTGATGACGTGGAAGCTTTAGAAGAACTCATAGCATTGGACGAAAAAGAAGATTCACATCAGCAAAATGCTGAATCTGAGTTTGTAAGTAAAGCCCAAAGAATAGTACTTGAACTTAACAATGACAATACTAAAAGGGCAATTGATGGAAATGAATACGTACTGGTTTTGGGTTACGCGCCGTGGTGCGTTAGGAGTGCTGAGCTAATGCCGAAATTTGCTGAGGCTGCTACTGCTCTTAAGGAATTGGGAAGTCATCTTTTAATGGCTAAGATTGATGCTGAACGTTACCCTAAGGTTGCTTCAACTCTTGATATCAAAGGGTTCCCCACTCTGCTTCTGTTTGTTAACGGCACTTCTCAACCTTATACTGGTGGATTCTCTGC GGAAGAACTTGTTATCTGGGCAAGGAAAAAGACAGGGGTACCTGTTATTAGAATTAACTCGGATGCTGAGGCGATCCACTTTCTCAAGAAGTATTCCATGTTTGTGGTTGGTCTTTTTGATAAATTTGAG GGACCTGATTATGATGAATTTACAAAAGCAGCCAAAATGGACAATGAAATCCAGTTTGTGGAAACTAGCAATGCAGAGATTGCCAAGCACCTCTTCCACAATTTTAAGGCAACCAATCTTTTCCTTGGCCTTGTTAAACGTGAGCCAGAGAAATACACTGAATATG AAGGAACCTTCAGTACAGAAAGAATCTTGCAGTTTTTGGATGATAATAAGTTCCCCTTAATTACAGTACTTACTGAACTTAATGCTGCTAGAGTTTACTCCAGCTCAAATAAACTTCAG GTATTAATCATTTCTGAGCCTGATAACTTCAAGAAACTTGTAGAACCTTTGCAAGACGTTGCAATAAAGTTCAAACCACAG ATAATGTTCATATTTGTAGATGTTAGGGAGGacaatcttgcaaaacccttccTTACTATGTTTGGTCTTGAAGAATCAAAAGACTCTGTT GTAATATCTTTCAACTACCGTAGCAACTTGAAGTATTTGTTAGAGTCAGATGCCACACCAACAAGCATAGAA GATTTCTGTTCAGGTCTTCTGAGTGGGAGTGTGTCAGCATACTACAAATCACAACCAATTCCTGATAAT AAGAACATGAGCATTCTGACAGTTGTTGGTAAGACCTTTGATAAATTGATCCTGAACAGCCCGGAAAACATTCTTCTAGAG GTATATACACCATGGTGCATAACTTGTGAAACCACAAGCAAGCAAATGGAGAAGTTGGCCAAGCATTTCAAAGGTTTGGAGAACTTGATCTTTGCAAGGATAGATGCTTCCCTAAACGAACATCCAAGATTACAG GTTGATGACTATCCAACTCTCCTCTTCTACTCAGCAGATGACAAGACAAAGCCG ATAACATTTCCTACAAAATCAAGCGCAAAAGATTTGGCTGCTCTCGTCAACCAGAATTTGAAAGCACAAGATCCTGAAATCAGAGATGAACTATAG
- the LOC107782301 gene encoding uncharacterized protein LOC107782301 → MLHTKSESDITSLAPSSPSRSPKRPVYYVQSPSRDSHDGDKSTSMQPTPSFNSPMESPSHPSFGRHSRNSSASRFSGIFRSSSGRKNGRKRNDKGWPECNVIMEEGKYDEYDEDKGVTRRCQALLALLGFIVLFSIFCLIIWGAGRPYKAEITVRSLAVNNFYIGEGSDFSGVVTKMMTVNGSLRISVYNPATFYGIHVSSTPINLIYSDITVASGQLKKYYQPRKSRRTVLVNIESTKFPLYGAGSGLDASNNGGFKVPLKLDFEIRSRGDVVGKLVRTKNKRQISCDLVIDSTSTKPIKFKKNSCVYR, encoded by the exons atgttgcaCACAAAATCAGAGTCAGATATAACAAGTTTAGCTCCATCTTCACCGTCAAGGTCACCAAAAAGGCCAGTTTACTACGTACAGAGTCCGTCAAGAGATTCACACGATGGGGACAAATCAACATCTATGCAACCGACACCCAGTTTCAATAGTCCAATGGAATCTCCTTCGCACCCTTCATTTGGTCGGCACTCTAGGAATTCTTCTGCTAGTCGATTTTCCGGCATTTTTAGGTCTTCTTCCGGCCGGAAAAATGGCCGGAAAAGGAATGATAAAGGGTGGCCGGAGTGTAATGTGATTATGGAAGAAGGTAAGTATGAcgaatatgatgaggataaagGAGTAACTCGGCGGTGTCAAGCGTTGTTAGCTCTATTGGGATTCATTGTTCTGTTTTCTATCTTTTGCCTTATCATTTGGGGCGCTGGACGTCCGTACAAAGCAGAGATTACTGTCAGG AGTTTAGCTGTGAATAACTTCTATATCGGTGAAGGTTCGGACTTCTCTGGAGTTGTAACTAAGATGATGACAGTGAACGGCTCGTTGAGAATAAGCGTGTACAATCCTGCTACATTCTATGGCATTCATGTTAGCTCCACCCCCATCAATCTCATCTACTCAGATATCACTGTTGCCTCTGGTCAG ttaaaaaaatattatcaacccAGGAAGAGTAGGCGGACTGTGTTAGTGAACATAGAATCAACAAAATTTCCCTTGTATGGAGCTGGATCAGGTCTTGATGCATCAAATAATGGCGGTTTTAAAGTTCCATTGAAGTTGGATTTTGAAATCAGGTCGCGTGGAGATGTGGTGGGGAAATTAGTGAGAACGAAGAACAAAAGGCAAATTTCATGTGATTTGGTCATTGACTCAACTAGCACTAAACCCATCAAGTTCAAGAAGAATTCTTGTGTTTACAGATGA